A single region of the Malus sylvestris chromosome 8, drMalSylv7.2, whole genome shotgun sequence genome encodes:
- the LOC126632642 gene encoding probable phosphoribosylformylglycinamidine synthase, chloroplastic/mitochondrial: MTDVQEPLDIAPGMTVMDSLKRVLRLLSVCSKRFLTSKVDRCVTGLVAQQQTVGPLQIPLSVVAVIVQTFTDVTGGAYAIGEQPIKGLLDLKAMVRLAVGEALTNLVWVNVTSLSDAKNSGNWMYAAKLDEERAVMYDAAATLSVAMIELGIAIDGGKDSLSMAAHVAGKVVKAPGNLVMSVYCTCPDIRDVPYLKRVFDGVQNLYDELISRMGVLKSFDQWE; this comes from the coding sequence ATGACTGATGTACAAGAACCACTTGATATTGCTCCAGGAATGACAGTGATGGATTCACTTAAGAGGGTATTGAGACTTCTATCTGTTTGTTCAAAGCGCTTCTTGACATCCAAAGTAGACAGGTGTGTTACAGGCCTTGTAGCACAACAACAAACTGTTGGGCCCTTGCAAATTCCTCTCTCTGTTGTTGCAGTAATAGTGCAGACTTTTACCGACGTGACTGGAGGTGCATATGCCATTGGGGAGCAACCAATCAAAGGTTTGTTGGATCTAAAAGCAATGGTGAGATTGGCTGTTGGAGAAGCACTCACAAATCTTGTTTGGGTAAATGTCACTTCTCTATCTGATGCTAAAAATAGCGGGAATTGGATGTATGCAGCCAAGCTTGATGAGGAAAGAGCAGTTATGTATGATGCTGCTGCAACTCTTTCAGTGGCAATGATTGAACTAGGTATTGCAATTGATGGTGGGAAGGATAGTCTTTCCATGGCAGCCCATGTTGCAGGCAAGGTTGTTAAGGCACCTGGCAATCTTGTAATGAGTGTTTATTGCACTTGTCCTGACATTAGGGATGTTCCTTATCTAAAACGAGTTTTTGATGGAGTTCAGAACCTTTATGACGAATTGATCTCTAGAATGGGTGTGCTTAAGTCTTTTGATCAGTGGGAGTAG